A single Pseudoalteromonas rubra DNA region contains:
- the rluF gene encoding 23S rRNA pseudouridine(2604) synthase RluF → MNEPKRLNKYISETGFCSRREADTLISDGRVSVNGQIAEMGLKVSDADTILVDNKPLKAKPKRVYIAYNKPVGVTCTTERKIKSNIVSAIQYPERIFPIGRLDRPSEGLIFLTNEGDIVNKILRAGNNHEKEYVVTVNKPVTDAFIKGMRSGVPILGTVTKKCFVKKTGARQFTIVLTQGLNRQIRRMCEYFDFEVQTLKRVRIMNVNLNGLRPGQWRHLSESEMAEINASIEGSSKTEEASVDTYKRTQRHTAKPRQDGETASRGQSRKSASEQKRKRSGNSHGDNTANSDRPKSRSGAKPKGRVKGTLSLKK, encoded by the coding sequence ATGAATGAACCTAAGCGACTAAATAAATACATCAGCGAAACCGGGTTTTGTAGCCGCAGAGAGGCGGACACCCTGATCAGTGACGGCCGTGTCAGTGTTAATGGTCAGATTGCCGAAATGGGTCTGAAGGTCAGCGATGCAGACACCATTTTGGTTGATAATAAACCGCTCAAAGCCAAGCCGAAGCGGGTGTACATCGCTTACAATAAACCCGTTGGTGTGACCTGCACAACAGAGCGAAAAATAAAAAGCAATATTGTCAGTGCCATTCAGTATCCGGAGCGTATTTTTCCTATTGGCCGTTTAGACCGGCCTTCAGAAGGGCTGATCTTTTTGACCAATGAGGGCGATATCGTCAACAAAATATTGCGCGCTGGCAATAATCATGAAAAAGAATATGTGGTTACCGTCAATAAGCCTGTCACCGATGCGTTTATAAAGGGTATGCGCTCGGGCGTGCCAATTCTTGGCACTGTGACTAAAAAGTGTTTTGTCAAAAAGACCGGGGCCAGACAGTTTACCATTGTTTTAACTCAGGGGCTGAATCGTCAGATCCGACGTATGTGTGAATACTTCGATTTTGAAGTACAAACACTGAAGCGTGTGCGGATCATGAATGTGAACCTCAACGGTTTAAGACCTGGACAGTGGCGCCACCTGAGCGAGTCTGAAATGGCAGAGATTAATGCTTCAATTGAAGGTTCATCGAAGACCGAAGAGGCGTCTGTGGATACGTATAAACGTACGCAGCGTCACACTGCGAAACCGCGTCAAGATGGTGAAACAGCTAGCAGAGGGCAAAGCAGAAAGTCTGCGTCTGAGCAAAAGCGTAAGCGCTCAGGCAATTCACATGGTGATAATACAGCAAATAGTGATAGGCCGAAAAGTCGCTCGGGCGCTAAGCCAAAAGGCAGGGTGAAAGGGACTTTGTCTCTCAAAAAATAA
- a CDS encoding ABC transporter substrate-binding protein, with the protein MKLLQCILLSWGLFFAPLSWAKADFSVLLVNPSISGEPFWQKVESIAQAASKQLNVKLDVIYGDGSRYIQLEELQKYLEYRATPDFVVLMLYPGNAEQHLDLLEKYGIQYLTLEQTINGPEQVEVGKPGQRYKNWLGEIYFDNFRAGADLAQALTESLREKRPSVKPQALAINGHYGSESDARNQGAQSFFGSQGVALQQSIYASWSKTQAMEKTQRLLKRYPNTNIIWSASDLMAMGALSAVKQRGEKEQTFVAIGGFDWLNDTLRLIEKGELQASVGGHFIMGGLAILSLYDKFHGHSYWQTNQSITYPLVVINEHNVHRYIWLAEKIDWTGVDFSGFSLLNNKQSNYLVSPTFLAKDNAPGVIGD; encoded by the coding sequence TTCAGTACTTTTAGTGAACCCTTCTATTTCCGGTGAGCCGTTTTGGCAAAAAGTCGAATCTATTGCTCAGGCCGCCAGTAAGCAGCTTAATGTAAAACTGGACGTGATTTACGGTGATGGCAGTCGCTACATTCAGCTGGAAGAACTACAGAAATACCTAGAATATCGAGCAACACCTGATTTTGTTGTTTTGATGCTATACCCCGGCAATGCTGAGCAACATCTGGATTTGCTGGAAAAGTACGGAATACAGTACTTAACCTTAGAACAAACCATTAATGGGCCTGAGCAGGTGGAGGTTGGCAAACCCGGACAAAGATATAAAAATTGGTTGGGTGAGATCTACTTTGACAATTTCCGGGCAGGAGCGGACCTGGCCCAGGCTTTGACCGAGTCATTGCGCGAGAAAAGGCCTTCAGTTAAACCTCAGGCTCTTGCAATCAATGGTCATTATGGCAGCGAGTCGGATGCCCGAAATCAAGGCGCGCAGTCTTTTTTTGGCAGCCAGGGCGTTGCTTTGCAACAATCCATTTATGCAAGCTGGTCAAAAACCCAGGCGATGGAAAAAACGCAGCGTTTACTCAAACGTTACCCCAATACAAATATAATCTGGAGTGCATCAGATCTGATGGCGATGGGGGCACTAAGTGCGGTTAAGCAGCGCGGCGAGAAGGAGCAGACCTTCGTAGCCATAGGCGGATTTGACTGGCTCAATGACACGCTCAGGTTGATTGAAAAGGGCGAATTGCAGGCCTCGGTCGGTGGTCACTTCATCATGGGTGGGCTGGCTATTTTGTCTCTGTATGATAAGTTTCATGGCCATTCCTATTGGCAAACCAACCAATCGATTACTTATCCTCTCGTGGTCATTAATGAACACAATGTGCATCGCTACATATGGCTGGCCGAGAAAATTGACTGGACAGGCGTGGACTTCAGCGGGTTTAGCTTGCTTAACAATAAACAATCAAATTACTTGGTGTCTCCGACGTTTTTAGCCAAAGACAATGCCCCAGGCGTCATTGGCGACTGA